The Desulfoplanes formicivorans genomic sequence CACCCAGTCGACCCATTTGCCGATCTCGGTTGTCCGAAGATGGTGCAACACGGCCAATGCCTGCCAGGAAAGCCGGATGTAGCCAGCCTTTCCCGTGCATGACGGACACAGGAAAACCCCCTCTTCAATGGCGCACCCTGCCCAGGCATGTTCCTGTAAAACAGCCTTGCAGGACGCACAATGCACAACATCAAGATCGTATCCCTGCCCAAAGGCCAGGGCAATGCGGAAGATGATCGGGAAAAAGGGGGAAGGCGGTCCGGCAAGACCATCAAACCCGCCAAGCATGGACAAGACCAGATCGCAGGCTTCGGCAGAACCGGCCTCTCCCGTGTGCACGGCCTCCAGAAACCGCAGGCAGTTTCCCACCATGCCCACCTTGAGCGGGTCTTTTTTCAAACCTGCAAAGCCTTGAAGAAGGGTTCCCTCTTCAAGGCTCAAATACTGATTGCGCTTGCCCGAACTGACCCGGAAGAGCACCTGGTTGAGGTGGTCCAGGCAGCCGCAGAACCGCCGCTTGCTCTTGCGACCGCCAAAGGCGAATCCGGTGACAATGCCTCGGGACGGGGACAGGAACCGGACCCAGCAATCATTCTCCCGAAAGGTTCCAACCCGAAATATGACAACCTTTTCCGTGAACTCCATGAAATCACCGGCAGGCAAGGGGGTGGTGAAACCTCCCGGCCCGGCATGAGGCCTAGTTGGCAGGAGCCGTGATCTCCAGGGTTTTCACGCCACCAAGAACAGCCTCAAACGCATAGGGTGTATCATCCACGAACAAACGGACCCCGCCGGCATTGCCCAGGCGCAGGTCCACGTTCTGATCAAAGGATACATACACCACCTGCCCTGGTTTGAGTAGACGCACGGTCTTATTGGGAGCCGTATCAGCATCGGCAACCACCCGTATCCAGCAGTCGTGGGTCGCCTCGATGCGCAACATGTGCTCCCTAGGCGCATTCGGGGCAACGTCTGAAGCCTTGGTGTCAGCTGCAGAACCGGATTCAAGATCGGCAATAATCGGGGAAGTGTTTGTGGTCGCCTGCGCACCAGTCTGGTCGACAGCGTCCTTGTTCAGGCCTTCAGATGTCGTCTCATCGGTCCGGGAGGCATCCGGGACCCCGGCTGGCTGCTCTTCCGGCTCCCGGGAATCATCCTGCCCGGAAACCAGGGTCCCCTGGGGAGCTTCTGCTGCAGCACCTGTTGCGGCAAGGGCCTGTTCAGACGAGGATGTTTCCTGTTCCGTGGTTTCCCCGATGGGCAAACCGTCATCCTGGGTATCGACTTCTGGGTCGACCGATGCCGTATTGTTGTCTTCCATGACCACCGGGGAAACAGGTTCTATCTCGCGGGAGACATAGGAAACAACCATCCATGCCGCTGCGGCCAGCACGGCCATGGCCAGAATAAACAGCCACACGTTGCCGCCCTTGCCACCACGACGCCTGCGCACATTGAGTTCGGGGTGTCCGGTTTCGATTTCAAGGTCATCCAGGGGGCCCACAGCTGCCAAGTATTCCTGGACCACCATGTCCGTGTCCAGCCCGAGCAGCTTGGCATAACTGCGAATAAATCCCTTGGTATATACGGGATGGGGCAACCTAGCGCCTTCACCTCGTTCCAGAGACTCCAGGACATACAAACTGATTTTGGTCTTTTCATTGACCTGGTCCAGACTCAGCCCTGCATTCTCCCGGGCGGACCGGAACATTTCGCCCAATTCCTGCATTGTCATGCTACTGCCCCCCAGCCTCTACTTAATAGTTGCGATTATGCCTGTTGCGCCCTGCTCCATGCTTCGACTGCAAACGCCCCCTGATCGCCGGAACATCAAACATCATGGGATTCCATGGTTTTATTAAGAACCCAACAGTCTGAAACCTTAAACTT encodes the following:
- the recO gene encoding DNA repair protein RecO, which encodes MEFTEKVVIFRVGTFRENDCWVRFLSPSRGIVTGFAFGGRKSKRRFCGCLDHLNQVLFRVSSGKRNQYLSLEEGTLLQGFAGLKKDPLKVGMVGNCLRFLEAVHTGEAGSAEACDLVLSMLGGFDGLAGPPSPFFPIIFRIALAFGQGYDLDVVHCASCKAVLQEHAWAGCAIEEGVFLCPSCTGKAGYIRLSWQALAVLHHLRTTEIGKWVDWVPGTSLQRSLYTFADRYIRYHLGVADEENRVVRC
- a CDS encoding helix-turn-helix domain-containing protein; the protein is MTMQELGEMFRSARENAGLSLDQVNEKTKISLYVLESLERGEGARLPHPVYTKGFIRSYAKLLGLDTDMVVQEYLAAVGPLDDLEIETGHPELNVRRRRGGKGGNVWLFILAMAVLAAAAWMVVSYVSREIEPVSPVVMEDNNTASVDPEVDTQDDGLPIGETTEQETSSSEQALAATGAAAEAPQGTLVSGQDDSREPEEQPAGVPDASRTDETTSEGLNKDAVDQTGAQATTNTSPIIADLESGSAADTKASDVAPNAPREHMLRIEATHDCWIRVVADADTAPNKTVRLLKPGQVVYVSFDQNVDLRLGNAGGVRLFVDDTPYAFEAVLGGVKTLEITAPAN